Proteins found in one Salvia splendens isolate huo1 chromosome 10, SspV2, whole genome shotgun sequence genomic segment:
- the LOC121751074 gene encoding 2-methylpropanoate--CoA ligase CCL4-like, translating to MHFLDRAAVIYSDCPSIIFNDITRTWSESRTRCLKLASSITALGITRGDVVSVVAPNIPAMCELHFAVPMAGAVLNTINTRLDANSISNLLRHGNSKLVFVDSQFASLVWEAITLLPPHLRRPMLVLIKDQEYSYSENSFDHDYESMVENGDAAFEWVRPRSEWDPIALNYTSGTTAAPKGVVHSHRSAFLQSVNMLFQCCVPQRPVYLWTVPMFHCNGWSFPWGLAGVGGVNVCLRRIEAPSVYQALEEYGVTHMGGAPVVLNMLSNYTGSTLTAPVHVLTGGAPPPAAVLERAESLGFIVSHGYGLTETGGHVVMCTWKKEWDHLPGSERARLKARQGVGSICTTEVDVVDSNTGESLARDGKTIGEVVLRGGTLMLGYLNDEEGTSRCMKENGWFWTGDMGVMHEDGYLEVKDRSKDVIICGGENISSIEVEAILYSHSAVHEAAVVARPCKYWGETPCAFVSLKEANEKPSEKDIREFCKKRMPLFMVPRLVVFLLELPKTSTGKVQKFLLRDMAKQI from the exons ATGCACTTTCTTGATAGAGCCGCGGTCATCTACAGCGACTGCCCTTCGATTATCTTCAACGATATCACACGCACGTGGTCCGAATCCCGTACGAGATGCCTCAAACTCGCATCATCCATCACTGCCCTCGGCATCACCCGTGGCGACGTTGTATCTGTGGTGGCCCCCAACATCCCCGCCATGTGCGAGCTCCACTTCGCCGTTCCCATGGCCGGCGCCGTCCTCAACACCATCAACACCCGCCTCGACGCCAACAGCATCTCCAACTTGCTCCGCCACGGCAACTCCAAGCTCGTTTTCGTCGACTCACAGTTCGCATCTCTCGTCTGGGAAGCTATAACGCTGCTTCCGCCGCATCTTCGCCGCCCTATGTTAGTCCTTATTAAAGACCAAGAATATAGCTACAGCGAGAATTCGTTTGATCATGATTACGAGAGCATGGTAGAAAACGGTGACGCGGCGTTCGAGTGGGTCCGGCCACGCAGCGAGTGGGACCCAATCGCGCTGAACTACACCTCCGGCACGACTGCCGCGCCCAAGGGTGTGGTGCACAGCCACCGCAGCGCCTTCCTGCAGTCGGTCAACATGCTGTTCCAGTGCTGCGTGCCGCAGAGACCAGTGTACCTGTGGACGGTGCCGATGTTCCACTGCAACGGGTGGAGTTTTCCATGGGGTTTGGCGGGGGTGGGAGGCGTCAACGTCTGCCTCCGCCGCATTGAGGCGCCTTCTGTTTACCAGGCTCTGGAGGAGTATGGAGTGACGCACATGGGTGGAGCGCCGGTGGTGCTCAATATGTTGAGCAACTACACAGGGAGCACGTTGACCGCTCCCGTCCATGTCTTAACAGGCGGTGCGCCACCGCCTGCGGCAGTGCTTGAGCGGGCTGAGTCGTTGGGGTTCATTGTGAGTCACGGGTACGGACTGACTGAGACAGGAGGCCATGTTGTGATGTGCACTTGGAAGAAAGAATGGGACCATTTGCCAG GGTCGGAGAGAGCAAGGTTGAAGGCAAGACAAGGAGTGGGATCTATTTGCACCACTGAAGTGGACGTGGTGGACTCAAACACTGGCGAGAGCTTGGCCCGAGACGGCAAGACGATTGGGGAGGTGGTGCTGAGAGGCGGCACATTGATGTTGGGATATCTAAACGATGAAGAGGGAACATCGCGGTGCATGAAAGAGAATGGATGGTTTTGGACTGGAGACATGGGCGTGATGCATGAAGATGGATATTTGGAGGTGAAGGACAGGTCCAAGGATGTCATCATCTGCGGTGGAGAGAATATTAGCAGCATTGAGGTGGAGGCCATTCTCTACAGTCACTCTGCCGTGCATGAGGCGGCTGTGGTGGCACGGCCGTGTAAGTATTGGGGTGAAACACCGTGTGCGTTCGTGAGCTTGAAGGAGGCTAACGAGAAGCCATCAGAGAAGGACATAAGGGAATTCTGTAAGAAGAGGATGCCGCTTTTCATGGTGCCCAGGTTAGTTGTGTTCTTGCTGGAGCTGCCCAAGACCTCTACCGGAAAAGTCCAGAAATTTTTACTCCGAGATATGGCTAAACAAATCTGA
- the LOC121751075 gene encoding protein BOBBER 1-like — MAILSEYEEQDHKKPSSSSVAKPFNAALDPSDPLGFLEKAFEFVARESDLFKSDSLTRDVNAVVRMVKDKLEGEERKKKEAEKKAAERKVAPAPAPVKKEETVKVKEEIVANKEAQSKPEEEAKGPRAPNKLNGLDMDTYSWGQSLQEVNIYVPVPPGTKSRFIVCEIKKKHLKVGVKGQLPVIDAELFNSVKVDDCFWSLEDQKTVSILLTKQDHMEWWKYLAKGEPEIDTQKVEPENSKLGDLDPETRSTVEKMMFDQRQKQMGLPTSDEMQKQELLKKFMAEHPEMDFSRAKIN; from the exons ATGGCGATTCTCTCCGAATACGAAGAGCAAGACCACAAGAAGCCGTCGTCGTCTTCGGTGGCGAAGCCTTTTAACGCTGCCCTGGACCCCTCTGATCCGCTGGGGTTTCTGGAGAAGGCGTTTGAGTTCGTCGCGAGGGAGAGCGATCTGTTCAAGAGCGATTCGCTGACGAGGGATGTCAATGCGGTGGTGAGGATGGTGAAGGATAAGTTGGAGGGGGAGGAGAGGAAAAAGAAGGAAGCAGAGAAGAAGGCTGCGGAGAGAAAAGTGGCTCCGGCCCCTGCCCCGGTGAAGAAGGAAGAGACTGTGAAGGTGAAAGAGGAGATCGTGGCGAATAAGGAAGCACAAAGTAAACCTGAAGAAGAGGCTAAGGGGCCTCGAG CTCCTAACAAGTTGAACGGCCTTGATATGGATACATACTCTTGGGGTCAGTCTCTACAAGAGGTTAACATTTATGTTCCTGTGCCACCTGGAACGAAATCAAGATTTATTGTGTGTGAAATCAAGAAGAAACATCTGAAAGTTGGGGTCAAAGGTCAGCTACCAGTTATTGAT GCTGAACTATTCAATTCTGTCAAGGTTGATGACTGTTTTTGGAGTTTAG AGGACCAAAAAACTGTCTCCATTCTCCTTACCAAACAAGACCACATGGAATGGTGGAAGTATTTGGCAAAGGGTGAGCCAGAAATTGATACTCAGAAGGTAGAACCAGAAAATAGCAAATTAGGTGATCTGGATCCGGAGACTCGTTCTACTGTGGAAAAAATGATG TTTGACCAACGTCAGAAGCAAATGGGCCTCCCAACAAGTGATGAGATGCAGAAGCAGGAGTTATTGAAGAAGTTCATGGCTGAG CACCCAGAAATGGACTTCTCAAGGGCGAAGATCAACTAA